From the Methanobacterium spitsbergense genome, one window contains:
- a CDS encoding MBL fold metallo-hydrolase, giving the protein MDEIGGNKILLGSNFTSIFLDFGMSFNKANDYFSEFLQPRKGNGIMDFIEMGLLPKIKGVYRDDYLRHCGLNSLKKPSVQGLLLSHAHMDHSAYIHHLRHDIPLYMTEESQLILKVLEDTSVISFGETLEYKQTFHFTPKKRVEGFKRLTGKDARIERELNIVKPYKNFEIGDFTIKSAPVDHSLPGATGFIIEDNKETLVYTGDLRFHGRKPEITKKFVKESKKANPHVMISEGTRIDNPSTETEEDIEIKAKTLISGFNGLVIVNFPVRDLDRLLTFYKVARETDRILVVNLKQAYMLKLFSGRGYPELKDVGVYVPKRGWGLIGDDSFVCWDGKWLCGSEIDESQRSSDFKNWEREFIEGDNTVNYMDLRKDPEKYLFRCDFFELKELIDVKPEKAIYIKSVTEPFDDEMEFDEKRVNNWLKHFNLCPVYKMHVSGHASGPELLEMIRDVHPEILYPIHTENKELFKVLEEDGIKVVYPHQSKKL; this is encoded by the coding sequence GTGGACGAAATAGGTGGAAATAAAATATTATTAGGCTCTAATTTTACATCAATATTCTTAGACTTTGGAATGAGCTTTAATAAAGCCAATGATTACTTTTCAGAATTTCTTCAACCCCGTAAGGGCAATGGGATCATGGATTTTATTGAGATGGGACTTTTACCTAAGATAAAGGGAGTCTACAGGGATGATTATCTTCGCCATTGTGGATTAAACTCTTTGAAAAAGCCTTCAGTACAAGGGCTTTTATTAAGTCATGCACATATGGATCATTCGGCTTATATACATCATTTGCGTCATGATATACCTCTTTACATGACAGAGGAGTCCCAGTTAATTCTTAAGGTTTTAGAAGATACTAGTGTTATTTCATTTGGTGAAACACTTGAATATAAGCAAACCTTTCATTTCACACCAAAAAAACGGGTAGAAGGTTTTAAAAGACTTACTGGAAAGGATGCTAGGATTGAAAGGGAATTGAATATTGTAAAACCATATAAAAACTTTGAAATAGGTGATTTCACAATTAAAAGCGCTCCTGTTGATCATTCACTTCCTGGAGCTACTGGTTTCATAATTGAAGATAACAAAGAAACATTGGTTTACACTGGAGATCTTAGATTTCATGGTAGAAAACCGGAAATTACAAAAAAATTTGTTAAAGAATCAAAAAAAGCCAATCCCCATGTAATGATATCTGAAGGTACAAGAATTGATAACCCAAGTACAGAAACAGAGGAAGACATAGAAATTAAAGCTAAAACTCTCATATCAGGTTTTAATGGTCTAGTTATTGTCAATTTTCCAGTCAGAGATCTTGATAGGCTTTTAACATTTTATAAAGTGGCCAGAGAAACAGATAGAATTCTTGTTGTCAATTTGAAACAGGCATACATGCTTAAACTTTTCAGTGGCAGGGGATATCCTGAGCTAAAAGATGTAGGTGTATATGTACCTAAAAGAGGTTGGGGGTTAATTGGTGACGATTCTTTTGTTTGTTGGGATGGTAAATGGTTATGTGGATCAGAGATAGATGAATCCCAGAGATCTTCTGATTTCAAGAATTGGGAAAGAGAGTTTATTGAAGGGGACAATACTGTAAACTACATGGATCTTCGTAAAGATCCTGAAAAATATTTATTTAGATGTGATTTCTTCGAACTAAAGGAATTAATAGATGTAAAACCGGAAAAAGCCATCTATATTAAATCGGTTACAGAACCCTTTGATGATGAAATGGAATTTGATGAAAAACGTGTAAACAACTGGTTAAAACATTTTAATTTGTGTCCGGTGTACAAAATGCATGTTTCTGGCCATGCATCAGGGCCAGAGTTACTTGAGATGATAAGGGATGTACATCCGGAAATCCTCTATCCTATCCATACAGAGAACAAAGAGCTTTTCAAAGTACTTGAAGAAGATGGTATAAAAGTTGTATATCCTCATCAATCAAAAAAATTATGA
- a CDS encoding tRNA-binding protein, whose protein sequence is MWDTSKDYRLRVLEKSVELFIKTAEGANLKGIWNKKKCLTTARAMLPEIQVMYFSYMEPEDLANSKQIESMKQQVKEIKEALGGDHWHLQFLKLVTKDEKVKLQESIAKMKFALNTISTVNKRLSLGPINDPVIGIDIKTGEIVSIQKLDKLLVCNVNFGDTALTVVTNDLTVKEGNRVGVAILPPSVFMGVASEGMFLGSGNGVLKEVEGDLGEMPRGIPLDSLNETRNLVETFLK, encoded by the coding sequence ATGTGGGATACAAGTAAGGATTATAGATTACGTGTTTTAGAAAAATCAGTTGAATTATTCATAAAAACAGCTGAAGGTGCGAATTTAAAAGGTATATGGAATAAAAAGAAATGTTTAACAACTGCTAGGGCCATGTTGCCCGAGATACAAGTTATGTACTTCTCATATATGGAACCAGAAGATCTTGCAAATTCTAAACAAATAGAGAGTATGAAACAACAAGTAAAAGAGATAAAAGAGGCTCTCGGCGGGGATCACTGGCACCTTCAGTTTTTAAAGCTTGTAACTAAGGATGAGAAGGTAAAACTTCAAGAATCCATAGCTAAAATGAAATTTGCTTTGAACACCATTTCAACTGTAAACAAGCGTTTATCTCTTGGACCCATAAATGATCCTGTTATTGGTATAGACATCAAAACAGGAGAAATAGTAAGTATTCAAAAGTTGGATAAATTATTGGTATGCAACGTTAATTTTGGAGACACAGCATTAACTGTTGTTACCAATGATTTGACAGTTAAAGAGGGAAACAGGGTGGGAGTTGCAATTTTACCTCCATCGGTTTTTATGGGAGTTGCAAGTGAAGGAATGTTTCTTGGCTCGGGTAATGGTGTTCTTAAAGAAGTTGAAGGAGATTTAGGTGAAATGCCTCGTGGAATTCCTCTAGACTCGCTTAATGAAACCCGAAACTTAGTTGAGACTTTTTTAAAATAG
- a CDS encoding PRC-barrel domain-containing protein, with amino-acid sequence MVDLSSLYNLDVYTTRGKYVGRIQDVVLNIKKGRVSILKTTAMKPDKKSVGIKDVIKTSIRIVPEGDEIRPLKEEGSIEIPYERVQAVGDILLISPEIVETPVSNPQL; translated from the coding sequence ATGGTAGATTTATCAAGCCTGTACAATTTAGATGTATACACAACACGCGGAAAATACGTTGGAAGAATTCAGGACGTTGTATTGAACATTAAGAAAGGCAGGGTATCCATCTTAAAAACAACAGCAATGAAACCTGATAAAAAAAGTGTCGGAATAAAAGACGTAATAAAAACCAGCATAAGAATTGTTCCAGAAGGGGATGAAATTCGACCTCTCAAAGAGGAAGGAAGTATAGAAATACCATATGAACGAGTTCAAGCTGTTGGGGATATCTTATTAATAAGTCCAGAAATAGTGGAAACCCCTGTAAGTAATCCACAACTATAG
- a CDS encoding aspartate dehydrogenase, protein MKVGILGCGAIANIITNFAVEGKLGVDLKYFYDRDMERAENLASQVDGTVVLDINNMLDKVDLVIEAASPQAVSETVPQVLEHGVDIIIMSIGALMDPKLREKLKTLAAQNNAKIYAPSGAIVGLDGIKAASIGKIQSATLVTRKPPRSLGVSADEETILYEGKAGDAVLKFPMNINVAAALSLACGREIDVKIIADPSVDRNMHEVHVVGDFGDITTITQNVRCAINPKTSVMAAYSAIKLLKSLNETLRIGT, encoded by the coding sequence ATGAAGGTTGGTATCCTCGGATGTGGCGCCATAGCTAACATTATAACTAATTTTGCAGTTGAAGGCAAGCTCGGTGTTGATCTGAAATATTTTTATGATAGAGATATGGAACGGGCTGAAAACCTAGCATCACAGGTTGACGGAACTGTTGTACTTGACATAAATAATATGCTGGACAAAGTTGATCTTGTGATTGAAGCTGCTTCACCCCAAGCAGTTTCAGAAACAGTACCACAAGTGCTTGAACATGGTGTTGATATTATTATCATGAGCATTGGCGCTTTGATGGATCCGAAACTTAGGGAAAAACTTAAAACATTGGCTGCACAGAACAATGCAAAAATATATGCACCATCCGGGGCAATAGTAGGACTTGATGGTATTAAAGCTGCTTCAATCGGGAAAATACAAAGTGCAACACTGGTAACCAGAAAACCTCCTAGATCTTTAGGGGTTTCAGCAGATGAAGAAACTATTCTATACGAGGGAAAAGCTGGAGATGCTGTTTTAAAGTTTCCTATGAATATAAATGTTGCTGCAGCACTCAGTCTTGCATGTGGAAGAGAAATTGATGTTAAAATTATAGCAGATCCCTCAGTTGACAGGAATATGCATGAAGTGCATGTTGTAGGAGATTTTGGAGATATAACAACCATAACTCAAAACGTTAGATGTGCAATAAATCCTAAAACAAGTGTTATGGCTGCCTATTCTGCTATAAAGCTGTTAAAAAGTTTAAATGAAACATTAAGAATAGGAACATGA
- a CDS encoding tRNA(His) guanylyltransferase Thg1 family protein, giving the protein MKECEIFSNLRVPCGSKIVIRADGRNFSKLSNDLKLERPYDPHFANLMVNVCNDFFMEFSPQFIFTFSDEINILLSEVPFNGRVEKLDSVFASFMSGSFTKNLIKYFKDYPTSEQNIKPISFDSRVLPLSGQGIVEYFKNRQNEAWRNCLNGYSYWKLRKEFSKSHTVEILNKKNSSDLHEILFERGVNMSEIPLWQRRGIGIYKKEVSINGYNPIKNEKVVSKRLKIYTDWELPMLNKEFFNQIQ; this is encoded by the coding sequence ATGAAGGAATGTGAGATATTTTCAAATTTAAGAGTTCCCTGTGGTTCAAAAATTGTTATAAGGGCCGATGGGAGAAATTTTTCAAAACTATCTAATGATCTGAAACTTGAAAGGCCCTACGATCCTCATTTTGCAAATTTAATGGTTAATGTATGCAATGATTTTTTCATGGAATTCAGTCCTCAGTTTATATTTACCTTTTCAGATGAAATCAATATTCTGCTGTCTGAGGTTCCATTCAACGGTCGTGTTGAAAAACTCGACTCTGTGTTTGCCAGTTTTATGTCCGGATCTTTCACTAAAAATTTAATTAAATATTTCAAGGATTATCCTACTTCTGAGCAAAACATTAAACCAATATCATTTGATTCCAGAGTATTACCCCTTTCTGGCCAGGGAATCGTTGAATATTTCAAAAATAGGCAAAACGAAGCATGGCGAAACTGCTTGAATGGTTACAGTTACTGGAAACTCAGAAAAGAATTCAGTAAATCGCATACAGTTGAAATTTTGAATAAAAAAAATAGCAGTGACCTTCATGAAATTCTCTTTGAAAGAGGAGTAAATATGTCTGAAATACCCCTATGGCAGAGAAGGGGTATTGGAATATATAAAAAAGAAGTTTCAATCAATGGATACAATCCAATAAAAAATGAAAAAGTTGTATCAAAACGTCTAAAGATCTATACAGATTGGGAATTACCAATGCTTAATAAAGAATTTTTCAATCAAATTCAATGA
- a CDS encoding Mov34/MPN/PAD-1 family protein: MFGLEKKKFSVVHIDHELIEEIIDIAKESYPNEFSAMLQGKIKDNILKIDGLIFLPGAASESGAVMEIFMMPMLSDAVGSVHSHPGYSAQPSEADLQFFSKRGYFHIIIAQPYNDESIRTYDSYGDLVNYTIV; this comes from the coding sequence ATGTTCGGATTAGAAAAGAAGAAATTTTCAGTAGTACACATTGACCATGAATTGATAGAAGAAATAATTGATATTGCAAAGGAATCTTATCCCAATGAATTCAGTGCAATGCTTCAGGGAAAAATTAAAGATAATATTCTAAAAATAGATGGCCTTATTTTCCTTCCAGGAGCTGCATCAGAATCTGGTGCTGTGATGGAAATATTTATGATGCCCATGTTATCGGATGCTGTAGGTTCTGTTCACAGCCACCCTGGTTACAGTGCTCAACCTTCTGAAGCAGATCTACAATTCTTCTCAAAAAGGGGTTATTTCCATATAATTATTGCTCAACCCTACAATGATGAAAGTATACGTACATATGATAGTTATGGAGATCTTGTTAACTATACAATTGTATAA
- the serA gene encoding phosphoglycerate dehydrogenase translates to MDKKVLIADQINEKGIDELKDIAEVVPNFTISNEELLKVIKDFDAIIVRSRTKVTREVIEASDKLKIIARAGVGVDNVDVQAATERGIMVINAPESTSITVAEHTMGLILALSRKIAIADSSVKSGKWEKGRFMGIELNGKTLGVIGMGRIGSQVVTRSKAFGMDTIVYDPYITKKTASELGVTVVDLETLIKESDVMTIHVPLTPETKYLISKPQFEMMKENAFIVNCARGGIINEDDLYDALSTDEIRGAGLDVFENEPPKNSKLLELDNVVLTPHIAASTSEAQRDAAIIVANEIKKVFKGISPKNVINMPVLDPETFNLIKPYFALIEKIGKFMIQTAKGNINEIDVTYCGELSEFPKHDILTRMILQEVLNPILNEPVNLVNATTVAENRGIIVTEGKRYDAKGYKSLIKVEMKSDYNDVSVEGIFTHQQPRIVMINGYKVDVEPEGTMLISKYKDKPGIIGSIGTKIGEHNINIAKMQVGRKELGGEAVMVLKVDQIVPEFVILEIKKLEDVHDAVAVNL, encoded by the coding sequence ATGGATAAAAAAGTACTTATCGCTGATCAAATAAACGAAAAAGGAATAGATGAACTTAAAGATATTGCAGAAGTAGTTCCTAACTTTACAATATCAAACGAAGAGCTATTAAAAGTTATTAAGGATTTTGATGCCATAATAGTAAGAAGCAGAACTAAGGTGACCCGTGAGGTAATTGAAGCATCTGATAAGCTAAAAATAATTGCACGTGCAGGAGTTGGTGTTGACAATGTAGATGTCCAGGCAGCTACTGAACGGGGTATAATGGTTATAAATGCACCGGAATCAACTTCAATAACTGTTGCTGAACATACTATGGGTTTAATACTCGCACTCTCACGTAAAATAGCTATTGCAGATAGTTCAGTTAAAAGTGGGAAATGGGAGAAAGGCAGATTCATGGGTATTGAGCTTAATGGAAAAACTCTTGGTGTAATTGGAATGGGAAGAATTGGAAGCCAAGTAGTGACACGTTCAAAGGCATTTGGAATGGATACAATTGTTTACGACCCATATATTACAAAAAAAACAGCTTCAGAATTGGGAGTAACAGTAGTAGACCTTGAAACCCTTATAAAAGAATCTGATGTAATGACAATACACGTGCCACTTACACCAGAAACCAAATACCTCATATCAAAACCACAATTTGAGATGATGAAGGAAAATGCATTTATAGTTAACTGTGCAAGAGGAGGAATTATTAACGAAGATGATCTATACGATGCTCTTTCAACTGATGAAATAAGGGGAGCAGGGCTTGATGTATTTGAAAATGAACCTCCAAAAAACAGTAAATTATTGGAACTTGATAATGTAGTATTAACTCCACATATTGCAGCGTCAACATCTGAAGCTCAGAGAGATGCTGCCATAATTGTAGCTAATGAGATAAAAAAAGTTTTCAAAGGGATATCTCCCAAAAATGTAATCAACATGCCTGTACTTGACCCTGAAACCTTTAATTTAATAAAACCATACTTTGCGCTCATAGAAAAGATTGGAAAGTTCATGATACAAACAGCCAAGGGTAATATCAACGAAATAGATGTAACTTACTGTGGAGAGCTTTCTGAATTCCCAAAACATGATATTTTAACTAGAATGATACTTCAAGAAGTTTTAAATCCAATTCTAAACGAGCCAGTTAACCTTGTGAATGCAACCACAGTTGCTGAAAATAGAGGTATAATTGTAACTGAAGGAAAAAGATACGATGCTAAAGGTTACAAAAGCTTAATAAAGGTTGAAATGAAATCGGATTACAACGATGTAAGTGTGGAAGGAATATTTACTCATCAACAGCCAAGAATAGTCATGATAAATGGTTATAAGGTTGATGTTGAACCTGAAGGTACCATGTTGATTTCAAAGTACAAGGATAAACCTGGAATAATAGGCTCAATCGGTACAAAAATAGGTGAACATAATATAAACATAGCTAAAATGCAAGTTGGTAGAAAGGAACTTGGCGGTGAAGCGGTAATGGTTCTTAAAGTAGACCAAATAGTTCCAGAATTTGTGATATTAGAAATTAAAAAGCTTGAAGATGTCCATGATGCTGTGGCTGTTAATCTTTAA
- a CDS encoding heavy metal-binding domain-containing protein: MVSIDEFIIVSSNYVPGYEILETKGFVYGLTVRSRGVGGQIGAGIRSVFGGEIKEYVQMMQQSRNEALERCIQHAQDMGANAIISARFDSDAISDIMQEILAYGTAVVAQPVE, encoded by the coding sequence TTGGTTTCTATAGATGAATTTATAATTGTGAGCTCTAATTACGTACCAGGATATGAAATTTTAGAAACAAAAGGATTTGTATATGGATTAACTGTACGAAGTAGAGGTGTTGGAGGACAGATAGGAGCAGGAATACGTTCCGTGTTTGGAGGAGAAATAAAAGAATATGTCCAGATGATGCAACAGTCAAGAAATGAAGCCCTTGAAAGATGTATTCAACATGCCCAGGATATGGGGGCAAATGCAATAATAAGTGCACGATTCGATTCTGATGCCATAAGTGATATAATGCAGGAAATTTTAGCATATGGTACTGCTGTCGTTGCTCAGCCAGTGGAGTAA
- a CDS encoding NAD(P)H-dependent oxidoreductase has product MKIGIIIHSQTEHTYSVAQKLQDKLLDNGHETNLERVITIGDTPPGSKDIQFKNLPDVNAYDALIFGAPVQAFSLSKAMNGYMQQITSLQSKKVACFVTKGAPFKWTGGTRAIGQMKKICQTKGGIVIGTGIVIWRKDREKQINDLINKFGMLFEL; this is encoded by the coding sequence GTGAAAATAGGAATTATAATCCATTCTCAAACTGAACATACCTATTCTGTTGCTCAGAAGCTCCAAGATAAACTATTGGACAATGGACATGAAACTAATTTAGAACGTGTTATAACTATTGGAGATACTCCACCGGGAAGTAAAGACATCCAATTCAAAAATCTTCCTGATGTGAATGCATATGATGCATTGATTTTTGGAGCACCTGTTCAAGCATTTTCACTTTCTAAGGCAATGAATGGTTATATGCAACAGATTACATCACTTCAATCTAAAAAAGTTGCATGTTTCGTAACAAAGGGGGCCCCATTTAAATGGACAGGTGGTACACGTGCAATTGGACAAATGAAAAAAATCTGTCAAACTAAGGGTGGTATTGTTATTGGAACAGGGATTGTGATCTGGAGAAAAGACCGTGAAAAACAGATTAATGATTTGATTAATAAATTTGGAATGCTGTTTGAATTATAA